gacctgggctccatctccaccactgtccccaaatccatggccaattccctgtggggcaccagggacatctcctacacaggatgtgtggcccagctcttattctttttctttttcatgtcagctgagtattttcttctcaccgtcatgtcctatgaccgctacgttgccatctgcaaacccctgcactacgggaccctcctgggcagcagagcttgtgtccacatggcagcagctgcctggggcagtgggtttctctatgctctcctgcacacggccaatacattttccctgcccctctgccagggcaatgccctggaccagttcttctgtgaaatcccccagatcctcaagctctcctgctcacactcctacctcagggaagctgggcttcttgtggtcagtgcctgtttaggctttggttgttttgtgttcatcgtgctgtcctatgtgcagatcttcagggccgtgctgaggatcccctctgagcagggacg
This window of the Rissa tridactyla isolate bRisTri1 unplaced genomic scaffold, bRisTri1.patW.cur.20221130 scaffold_29, whole genome shotgun sequence genome carries:
- the LOC128903333 gene encoding olfactory receptor 14J1-like, producing NGSSITQFLLLAFADTRELQLLHFGLFLGIYLAALLANGHIITTIACDHRLHTPMYFFLLNLSVLDLGSISTTVPKSMANSLWGTRDISYTGCVAQLLFFFFFMSAEYFLLTVMSYDRYVAICKPLHYGTLLGSRACVHMAAAAWGSGFLYALLHTANTFSLPLCQGNALDQFFCEIPQILKLSCSHSYLREAGLLVVSACLGFGCFVFIVLSYVQIFRAVLRIPSEQGRHKAFSTCLPHLAVVSLFVSTAVFAYLKPPSISSPALDLVVAVLYSLVPPILNPLIY